The proteins below come from a single Candidatus Bathyarchaeota archaeon genomic window:
- a CDS encoding DUF996 domain-containing protein: MTLDSSKYLGFIGALLILVGSLVSGFLHPVGGGIVGFVGVIMVLIALYGLGKIYADAGIFKNALLAFIVAIVGAIVTAAVFFAALLANISNIKDFIQLLYPGWDGEWSSLPNLSNMTPNTTIEPADMLPIIGSIVAIIIAVLVVMWIFSIIASFFMRRSLKQVSVKSQVGMFGTAGLLLLIGAFLTIIGIGVILMWIAVVLLMIAFLQLKPTEQTPPPPVYPPPPSQPTPV, from the coding sequence ATGACTTTAGATTCAAGTAAATACTTAGGCTTTATCGGCGCTCTGCTAATTCTCGTTGGTTCTCTGGTTTCCGGGTTTCTTCACCCCGTCGGTGGAGGCATCGTTGGCTTTGTCGGCGTAATCATGGTGCTTATCGCTCTGTATGGCTTAGGCAAAATCTATGCTGATGCGGGCATCTTTAAAAATGCGCTCTTAGCCTTCATCGTTGCTATTGTCGGCGCTATAGTTACTGCAGCGGTTTTCTTTGCTGCTCTGCTCGCAAACATCTCTAACATCAAAGACTTCATTCAACTCCTCTATCCCGGTTGGGATGGAGAATGGTCATCGCTTCCAAACCTATCAAACATGACTCCTAACACAACCATCGAACCCGCTGATATGCTTCCAATAATCGGGAGCATCGTAGCCATAATCATAGCTGTTCTAGTTGTAATGTGGATATTCTCCATAATCGCAAGCTTCTTCATGCGGCGCTCTCTAAAACAGGTTTCAGTAAAATCACAGGTAGGCATGTTCGGAACCGCTGGCTTACTACTGCTAATCGGCGCATTCTTAACCATTATTGGCATCGGAGTAATCTTGATGTGGATAGCGGTTGTGCTTTTGATGATCGCTTTCTTGCAGCTAAAACCTACTGAGCAGACTCCCCCGCCCCCAGTTTATCCGCCTCCGCCATCACAGCCTACCCCCGTTTAA
- a CDS encoding LysE family translocator, which produces MYITDFYMFLASVLLISLSGVLMPGPLFAATIQKAAKSKISGALIAVGHGIIEFPLMFAIFFLLSEFQVPVTVQVAVGLVGGALMVFMGAQTYRSRHTVQDAAVSPKRDSVLAGAYTTAANAGFILWWLTIGTTLIFNAKIFGLLGFSIFAGVHWFVDFAWYTAAAFLIFKSQRFWNERVRMGITLFCVAVFVGFGLFFMASALWTLLA; this is translated from the coding sequence GTGTACATAACAGATTTCTACATGTTCCTCGCTTCGGTTCTACTGATTTCGCTAAGTGGCGTGCTTATGCCAGGTCCCCTCTTCGCCGCCACAATCCAGAAAGCCGCTAAAAGCAAAATCTCAGGCGCCCTCATCGCAGTCGGACACGGCATAATCGAGTTTCCCCTGATGTTTGCCATCTTCTTTCTGCTAAGCGAATTCCAGGTTCCCGTCACAGTGCAGGTGGCGGTGGGTTTAGTCGGCGGAGCCCTGATGGTTTTCATGGGGGCGCAGACTTATCGCAGCCGACACACAGTACAGGACGCTGCGGTGAGTCCTAAACGGGACTCGGTGCTCGCCGGCGCCTACACTACCGCAGCCAACGCGGGGTTTATCCTGTGGTGGCTAACCATCGGTACAACCCTGATTTTTAACGCTAAAATCTTCGGGCTGCTTGGCTTCTCCATTTTTGCAGGCGTGCACTGGTTTGTTGACTTCGCATGGTACACGGCAGCGGCGTTTCTGATTTTCAAGTCCCAGCGCTTCTGGAACGAGAGGGTCCGCATGGGAATAACCTTGTTCTGTGTGGCGGTGTTTGTGGGCTTTGGCTTGTTCTTCATGGCGTCGGCGCTCTGGACGCTGCTGGCATAG
- a CDS encoding Lrp/AsnC ligand binding domain-containing protein, with amino-acid sequence MESVFDNVGAQIDASVMDAQPSLLKLQRSAFVFITAESGSTHAALEDLRKIDAVQEVYLARGAYDLVAKISGDSLEDLREDALRRIRSLSSIKSTLTLTVI; translated from the coding sequence ATGGAATCTGTTTTTGATAACGTAGGCGCCCAAATAGACGCCTCTGTAATGGATGCGCAGCCGTCGCTTTTGAAGCTGCAGAGAAGCGCTTTTGTTTTTATCACCGCCGAATCTGGCTCAACCCACGCTGCACTTGAGGATTTAAGGAAAATCGATGCGGTCCAAGAGGTGTATCTTGCACGTGGAGCCTATGACCTTGTCGCTAAAATAAGCGGGGACTCACTGGAGGATTTGCGTGAGGATGCTTTGCGGCGGATACGCAGCCTTAGCAGCATTAAGTCTACGTTGACTTTAACTGTAATTTAG
- a CDS encoding DUF367 family protein translates to MDTESEVQPQALPVRLTIYHAAQDDPKKNTALRLKRRGLARIVTSVRFLPKRAIVLNPFSQIAFSPSDHDRLEQFGLAALDCSWEHAQKVMGEHVRGTSRCLPVLIAGNPVNYGKLTKLSTAEAIAAALYVGGFQEEAHAVLDIFPWGHTFFELNQMLLDSYITAKDSAEIVEMQAKLLATKKRE, encoded by the coding sequence GTGGACACTGAATCTGAGGTGCAGCCGCAGGCGCTGCCGGTTCGACTCACCATTTACCATGCGGCTCAGGATGATCCTAAAAAGAACACGGCGCTTCGGCTTAAACGGCGGGGCCTAGCCCGAATCGTCACCAGCGTGAGGTTTCTGCCTAAAAGAGCCATCGTGCTTAACCCGTTTAGCCAAATAGCGTTTTCACCCTCAGATCATGATCGGCTGGAGCAGTTTGGGTTGGCAGCGCTGGATTGCAGCTGGGAACACGCCCAGAAAGTCATGGGTGAACATGTGCGTGGAACCAGCCGCTGCCTGCCGGTTCTGATTGCAGGCAACCCCGTGAACTATGGGAAGCTAACTAAACTCTCCACTGCCGAAGCCATAGCCGCGGCGCTCTACGTCGGCGGCTTCCAGGAGGAGGCACATGCGGTTTTAGATATTTTTCCATGGGGCCACACCTTCTTTGAGCTCAACCAGATGCTTCTTGACAGCTACATCACCGCCAAGGACAGCGCCGAAATCGTGGAGATGCAGGCTAAATTGCTTGCAACCAAAAAACGCGAGTAA
- a CDS encoding secondary thiamine-phosphate synthase enzyme YjbQ — protein MSGFRVASKTVKFTTKNAIDFVNLSDKIQETVTASEIRNGIVHVFAPHATGICILTENDAPLLEDIKAFLEELAPRQGHYYHPSNAHAHLRSMLLPPDKTLPVMNGQVMFGTWQSLFFVETDVYPRERTVIIQVMGE, from the coding sequence ATGTCGGGTTTTAGAGTGGCAAGCAAAACCGTCAAGTTCACCACTAAAAACGCAATTGACTTTGTGAATCTTTCAGACAAAATCCAGGAAACTGTGACTGCATCCGAAATCAGAAACGGCATCGTACATGTCTTTGCGCCCCACGCAACAGGCATCTGCATTTTAACTGAAAACGACGCCCCCCTGCTTGAAGACATCAAAGCCTTCCTCGAGGAACTGGCGCCAAGGCAAGGACATTATTATCACCCATCAAATGCCCATGCGCATCTACGTTCGATGCTGCTGCCGCCGGATAAAACCTTGCCCGTGATGAATGGGCAAGTGATGTTTGGAACTTGGCAGTCGCTGTTTTTTGTGGAAACTGATGTGTATCCGAGGGAGCGGACCGTGATTATTCAAGTCATGGGCGAATGA
- a CDS encoding winged helix-turn-helix domain-containing protein, producing MSTNARSLKYLLGWLIAGTRGGPTRAKIIEALKETPQNANQLATQLQMDYKTMRHHLEVLEKNRIITSVGDRYGATYFLSQALEDNYCVFEEIVKKIGKK from the coding sequence ATGTCTACAAATGCACGTTCACTGAAATACCTGCTTGGCTGGCTAATAGCAGGTACCCGTGGAGGACCTACCCGCGCAAAAATAATCGAAGCCCTCAAGGAGACACCTCAAAACGCCAATCAGCTAGCGACGCAGCTCCAGATGGATTACAAAACTATGCGACATCACCTTGAAGTCCTCGAGAAAAACAGAATCATAACCTCCGTGGGTGACAGGTACGGCGCCACCTACTTTCTCTCTCAAGCCCTTGAAGACAACTATTGCGTGTTTGAGGAGATTGTGAAGAAAATCGGGAAAAAGTAG
- a CDS encoding Lrp/AsnC family transcriptional regulator, translating to MAILAYVLFKVASGTEREVAQKLVEFSEVLEADILFGEYDVVARLSVADLSKLEGFVSETIRTVSNVLVTSTMIISREYKGKSSRSPGA from the coding sequence TTGGCAATTCTGGCATATGTCCTTTTTAAAGTGGCTTCCGGAACCGAGCGTGAAGTTGCACAGAAGCTGGTTGAATTCAGCGAGGTTTTAGAGGCCGATATTTTGTTTGGCGAATATGATGTTGTGGCTAGGCTATCGGTGGCGGATTTGTCTAAGCTGGAGGGATTTGTATCTGAGACTATCCGCACGGTAAGTAATGTGTTGGTTACGTCCACGATGATTATCTCTCGGGAGTACAAGGGAAAAAGCAGCCGATCCCCAGGCGCTTGA
- a CDS encoding NAD(P)H-hydrate dehydratase — MQNSQFISSRNMRALELNAEYYGFSLLQLMELAGQNVAATVSSRFSKDKSVVIFCGLGGNGGDGFVAARHLSAAGFRVSVVLVGRGRDISHPSALSNYQILQALNGKIPLVQASDSSDIPQVSADVVVDALLGTGTKGKLKAPIAQVVECINAMGGFKVAVDVPTGIDSDSGEVLGCAVKADLTVTFHRAKQGLEKAKAYSGEVVVGGIGLPLELEGFAGPGDVHLASKPRGSAAHKGDFGRLLVVGGSEVFSGAPTLVALAALRTGVDIVYLAAPAKTAAAISSISPDLITIKLVGDNLNPANAETLRPYLGSVDAVVMGPGLGVEAETEKFVEAFVSEVEAAGKPLLLDADGLKAFAKFKRPLKVPLVLTPHAGEYAILTGAKLPEDQPDRVAAIQKTAKKLEATLLVKGKVDIIAGPKQAKLNFTGNPGMTVGGTGDVLSGVVGGLLAQHADSFEAAVAGAYVNGAAGDFVAAEVGFHMVASDLLDWIPQVLNEPMSHLKVQKVSGH, encoded by the coding sequence ATGCAAAACAGCCAGTTCATCAGCAGCCGCAACATGCGAGCCCTAGAACTTAACGCAGAATACTATGGTTTCAGCCTGCTACAGCTAATGGAGCTTGCGGGGCAAAACGTAGCTGCCACAGTGAGCAGCCGCTTCTCCAAAGACAAATCCGTCGTCATCTTCTGCGGGTTAGGCGGCAACGGGGGCGATGGCTTCGTGGCGGCGCGGCATCTTTCGGCGGCTGGTTTTAGGGTATCGGTGGTTTTGGTGGGCAGAGGCAGAGACATCAGCCACCCATCAGCGCTTAGCAACTATCAGATCCTCCAAGCCCTAAACGGAAAAATCCCCCTCGTTCAAGCATCCGACAGCTCAGATATCCCCCAAGTCTCCGCCGACGTCGTCGTAGACGCGTTGCTGGGAACAGGCACCAAAGGAAAACTCAAAGCCCCCATCGCTCAGGTAGTCGAATGCATCAACGCCATGGGGGGCTTCAAAGTCGCCGTTGACGTGCCCACAGGCATCGATTCAGACAGCGGCGAGGTTTTAGGCTGCGCGGTTAAGGCGGATTTAACGGTTACTTTCCACCGAGCCAAGCAGGGGCTGGAAAAAGCCAAGGCTTATTCCGGCGAGGTGGTGGTGGGCGGCATCGGTTTACCCCTCGAACTGGAAGGGTTTGCGGGTCCAGGCGATGTGCACTTAGCCTCTAAACCCCGTGGCTCAGCGGCGCATAAAGGCGATTTTGGGCGGCTGCTGGTCGTGGGCGGAAGCGAAGTGTTCTCGGGTGCACCCACACTGGTTGCTCTGGCGGCTCTGCGAACCGGCGTGGACATCGTTTACCTTGCCGCTCCAGCCAAGACGGCGGCGGCTATTTCCTCGATTTCACCGGACCTGATAACCATAAAACTCGTCGGCGACAACCTAAACCCCGCCAATGCCGAAACACTCCGGCCCTACTTGGGCAGCGTCGATGCAGTCGTAATGGGACCGGGGCTGGGCGTAGAAGCCGAAACAGAAAAATTCGTTGAAGCCTTCGTCTCTGAGGTGGAGGCGGCTGGGAAACCGCTGCTTTTGGATGCTGACGGCCTCAAAGCCTTCGCTAAATTCAAGCGTCCCCTCAAGGTGCCACTTGTGCTAACGCCCCATGCAGGCGAATACGCCATCCTCACAGGAGCGAAACTGCCCGAAGACCAGCCTGACCGCGTCGCGGCAATCCAGAAAACCGCCAAAAAACTCGAGGCAACCCTGCTGGTGAAGGGCAAAGTCGACATCATCGCAGGCCCCAAACAGGCAAAGCTGAATTTCACAGGTAACCCCGGCATGACTGTAGGCGGCACCGGCGACGTTTTAAGCGGCGTCGTAGGCGGCTTGCTGGCGCAGCATGCAGACAGCTTTGAGGCTGCCGTAGCAGGAGCTTATGTTAATGGCGCGGCAGGGGACTTCGTGGCGGCAGAGGTGGGTTTCCATATGGTTGCTTCTGATCTGCTGGATTGGATTCCCCAGGTGCTAAACGAGCCCATGAGCCATTTGAAGGTGCAAAAGGTCAGTGGACACTGA
- a CDS encoding PadR family transcriptional regulator, with protein MFKASEQKEVSTKLMKGLLDTVILQFLNTEPMHGYQVITKIRKNFGVYFGPSTIYPLLGTLEKKGYVAGTWNMDSERPRKIYSLTNEGQSILNFTEESLNMICRRIAVVNPEAEATIGIIAPKSRSRCAITLS; from the coding sequence ATGTTCAAAGCATCCGAACAAAAAGAGGTTTCAACCAAACTAATGAAAGGTCTACTCGACACCGTCATCCTCCAATTCCTCAACACCGAACCAATGCACGGCTACCAAGTCATCACAAAAATCCGCAAAAACTTCGGCGTATACTTCGGGCCATCAACAATCTATCCGCTACTCGGCACCCTAGAAAAGAAGGGCTACGTCGCAGGCACCTGGAACATGGACTCTGAGCGCCCACGAAAAATCTACAGCCTCACCAACGAAGGACAAAGCATACTAAACTTCACCGAAGAATCCCTCAACATGATCTGCAGAAGAATAGCCGTAGTCAACCCAGAAGCTGAGGCCACCATCGGCATCATCGCCCCGAAAAGCCGAAGCCGCTGCGCCATAACGCTCTCCTAA
- a CDS encoding PadR family transcriptional regulator: protein MAEAYRKEIVQHIIRNLLDIQLLRIISAQPTWGYKIKKQVEGEFNIRLRHGALYPTLNSLEEKGFVCSSKQQKDGRARKVYVITADGSLYLQTYYSILQGQLDGISKAQ, encoded by the coding sequence ATGGCTGAAGCATACCGCAAAGAAATTGTTCAACACATCATCAGAAACCTCCTAGACATCCAGCTTCTACGCATAATCAGCGCGCAGCCAACTTGGGGCTACAAAATAAAAAAGCAGGTTGAAGGTGAATTTAACATTAGACTGCGTCATGGCGCACTTTATCCGACGCTAAACAGCCTTGAGGAGAAAGGGTTTGTTTGTAGCAGCAAACAGCAAAAGGATGGGCGTGCCCGTAAAGTGTATGTGATAACTGCGGATGGCAGCCTTTACCTGCAGACCTACTATAGCATCCTGCAGGGGCAGCTAGACGGCATCTCTAAAGCCCAGTAA
- a CDS encoding FtsX-like permease family protein, producing MANQESTSLMANNLGNTITQTSESINSTLSQIDVSMSQNFAGFGFRPDSTSIPNQQSGGGFPGGSSNSDSSSSGDTSNIPQNFGGFGGGMTGGQFGGARGSSTPMNATLYEDIDYITDVAAVEHILTASQGSTNQTITFMGRSFTTLITDYTIEGIPLDSDLLSYDILPSNITSGRTLLAGETNVVLLSQNNSKFFDVGVGDSVEIVNETFTVVGIYSPASTEDIQTLYMSLSDAQRITNNTDYITSMRVFTTNADVVDAVASKISSLHSELTVTTQQDLLTQLQEQQSRYSEALSSAEASIASTQATATQEIIVVVAATSLIVLFVMLYTVRERTKEIGTLKAIGFSNKAVMGQFLIEGILLSTIAGVVGIAIASFAAPTLSSLLLPTVGNTMGFMQMGNAAASAVSLSTELVLEALGAAVALGVVGTLYPAWRAAKIRPAEAMKYE from the coding sequence ATGGCTAATCAAGAATCAACCAGCTTAATGGCAAATAACTTGGGAAACACTATCACCCAAACAAGCGAATCTATTAACTCCACATTGAGCCAAATCGATGTCAGTATGTCGCAGAATTTCGCGGGCTTTGGCTTTAGACCCGACAGTACGTCAATACCTAATCAGCAATCAGGAGGCGGCTTCCCGGGTGGCTCAAGTAACTCTGACTCTAGTTCTTCAGGTGACACATCCAATATACCTCAGAATTTCGGCGGTTTCGGCGGCGGCATGACTGGTGGACAATTCGGCGGGGCTCGTGGGTCATCTACACCCATGAATGCAACTTTATATGAGGATATCGATTACATAACTGATGTAGCGGCTGTCGAACATATCCTGACGGCCTCTCAAGGCAGCACCAACCAGACAATCACTTTTATGGGGCGAAGTTTCACAACGCTGATAACGGATTATACGATTGAAGGAATCCCGTTAGATTCAGATTTGCTTTCCTATGACATATTGCCGTCAAACATCACTTCAGGCAGAACCCTTCTGGCTGGAGAAACCAATGTTGTCCTGCTAAGCCAGAACAACTCTAAATTCTTTGACGTAGGCGTAGGAGATAGCGTTGAAATAGTTAACGAAACCTTCACGGTAGTCGGCATCTATTCGCCAGCATCAACTGAGGACATCCAAACCCTCTACATGAGCCTTTCTGACGCACAGAGAATAACCAACAACACCGACTACATAACAAGTATGAGAGTCTTCACAACAAACGCAGATGTAGTGGACGCTGTAGCTTCAAAAATCTCATCGCTGCATTCGGAGTTAACGGTCACAACGCAACAGGATCTACTAACTCAGCTACAAGAGCAACAATCCAGATATAGTGAAGCACTATCAAGCGCGGAAGCATCCATAGCCTCCACTCAGGCAACGGCAACCCAAGAAATCATCGTGGTCGTCGCCGCAACCAGCCTAATTGTGCTGTTTGTGATGCTGTATACCGTTAGGGAACGCACCAAGGAAATTGGAACACTCAAAGCCATCGGCTTTAGCAACAAAGCCGTGATGGGGCAGTTCCTAATCGAGGGAATCCTGCTGAGCACCATCGCCGGCGTCGTCGGCATTGCCATAGCAAGCTTCGCAGCGCCCACCCTTTCCTCTCTGCTGCTGCCCACCGTTGGAAACACCATGGGCTTTATGCAGATGGGAAACGCCGCTGCAAGCGCGGTCTCACTAAGCACTGAGCTAGTTTTGGAGGCGCTGGGTGCCGCGGTTGCACTTGGCGTGGTAGGCACACTGTATCCGGCGTGGAGAGCAGCAAAAATACGACCCGCAGAGGCGATGAAATATGAGTAA
- the apt gene encoding adenine phosphoribosyltransferase: protein MSEKINLKSKIRRIPEFKGVVFWDITTLLKDPPAFRETIKRLADHYRGKKIDVIVSNEARGFIVGAPLAYELGVAFVPVRKKGKLPYKCLDFTYQTEYSSDCIQIHQDAIEKGQNVLIIDDLLATGGTAKANIDLVEKLGGKVVGLGFLIELEYLGGRKFVGDKVEVFSLVNYKTPSDI from the coding sequence ATGAGTGAAAAAATCAATTTAAAAAGCAAAATCCGAAGAATCCCCGAGTTTAAAGGCGTAGTCTTCTGGGACATAACCACACTCCTAAAAGACCCCCCTGCCTTCAGAGAAACAATAAAGCGTCTCGCCGACCATTACCGGGGCAAAAAAATCGACGTCATCGTCTCCAACGAGGCCCGGGGATTCATCGTTGGCGCCCCCTTAGCCTACGAGTTGGGTGTTGCTTTTGTTCCAGTCCGCAAAAAAGGTAAATTGCCCTACAAGTGCCTGGACTTTACCTACCAGACCGAGTATAGCAGCGACTGCATACAAATCCATCAGGACGCCATAGAGAAAGGCCAAAACGTTCTAATCATCGATGATTTACTGGCGACAGGCGGAACAGCCAAAGCCAACATTGACCTTGTTGAGAAATTAGGCGGGAAAGTCGTGGGCTTAGGCTTTTTGATTGAGCTGGAGTATTTAGGCGGCAGAAAATTCGTTGGCGATAAAGTCGAGGTTTTCTCGCTGGTTAACTACAAAACGCCCTCTGATATCTAA
- the mtnP gene encoding S-methyl-5'-thioadenosine phosphorylase produces the protein MQVEFGVIGGTGLYDPNLLKNIQEITIDTPYGKPSDAFTVGELGGRSVAFLPRHGKLHTIRPTDLNVRANIWAFKRLGVRRILAASTVGSLREDYAPGEIVFCDQFIDRTTRREQSFYSVAEGKVCHISVAEPMCPELHRTVVGVAKGLGIKMHETGTYVCIEGPRFSTKAESRMYQKWGADIIGMTLVPEVVLAREAEICYTNISTVTDYDCWKEHAVCVEDIVTTMRSNVENVKRIIAETIAKTPSVCGCKCHSALEGAFA, from the coding sequence ATGCAAGTTGAATTTGGAGTAATCGGCGGAACCGGTCTATATGACCCTAACCTTCTCAAAAACATACAGGAAATAACCATAGATACGCCCTATGGTAAACCCTCGGATGCCTTCACAGTCGGCGAACTCGGCGGCCGATCCGTTGCGTTTCTGCCCCGACATGGCAAACTGCACACCATACGCCCCACCGACCTTAACGTTCGCGCCAACATCTGGGCGTTCAAACGCCTAGGTGTACGCCGAATTTTAGCTGCCTCCACGGTTGGTTCTTTGCGTGAGGATTATGCACCTGGAGAAATCGTGTTCTGCGACCAATTCATCGACAGAACCACAAGGCGCGAGCAATCCTTCTACAGCGTTGCCGAAGGTAAAGTATGCCACATCTCAGTCGCCGAGCCCATGTGTCCTGAATTGCACAGAACCGTGGTTGGGGTCGCCAAAGGCTTAGGCATCAAGATGCATGAAACAGGCACTTACGTCTGCATCGAGGGTCCACGCTTCTCCACCAAAGCTGAGTCACGGATGTACCAGAAATGGGGCGCCGACATAATCGGCATGACCCTAGTTCCCGAGGTGGTGCTGGCAAGGGAAGCTGAAATCTGCTACACCAACATATCCACAGTCACCGACTATGACTGCTGGAAAGAACATGCGGTCTGCGTCGAGGACATCGTGACGACGATGCGAAGCAACGTTGAAAACGTTAAACGCATCATCGCAGAAACCATCGCCAAAACCCCTAGTGTCTGCGGCTGCAAATGCCACAGCGCTCTAGAGGGAGCCTTTGCATAG
- a CDS encoding O-acetyl-ADP-ribose deacetylase, with amino-acid sequence MEFNVGNATLQLIEGDITDVEADAIVNAANQTLLGGAGVDGAIHSRGGPKILEECKRIRDKEWPDGLPTGNAVITSGGNLKAKHVIHTVGPVWRGGVYDEEKLLRRAYWNSLKLAAANGLKSVAFPSVSTGAYGYPTQQASVVAVSAIRDYLQKEDKIERVVMVLFSKRDFDIYAKAAEEILG; translated from the coding sequence ATGGAATTTAACGTTGGAAACGCAACCCTACAGCTCATAGAGGGCGACATCACAGACGTAGAAGCAGACGCAATCGTTAACGCAGCTAACCAGACGCTTCTGGGCGGAGCCGGAGTAGACGGCGCCATCCACAGCCGAGGTGGACCCAAAATCCTTGAGGAATGCAAACGCATCCGCGACAAGGAGTGGCCCGACGGGTTGCCCACGGGAAACGCCGTCATCACCTCAGGCGGCAACCTCAAAGCCAAACATGTTATCCACACCGTCGGTCCAGTTTGGAGAGGCGGAGTCTACGATGAGGAGAAACTGCTTCGGAGGGCATACTGGAATTCGCTTAAGCTGGCTGCAGCAAACGGATTGAAATCTGTGGCGTTTCCTTCGGTTAGCACGGGCGCCTATGGGTACCCGACGCAGCAAGCCAGTGTCGTCGCGGTTTCAGCGATTAGGGATTACCTGCAAAAAGAAGACAAAATAGAGCGGGTTGTGATGGTGCTGTTTTCTAAGCGGGACTTTGACATCTACGCTAAAGCAGCAGAGGAAATCCTTGGCTAA